A window of Candidatus Caccoplasma merdavium genomic DNA:
GGGTTGGGCTCGATTTCGAGCGGTACGCTCTCTACGATTTCGAGGCCGTAGGCTTCGAGACCCACCCGTTTTACGGGGTTGTTTGAGAGCAAGCGCATCTTGCCGATGCCGATTTGTTGCAGGATTTGGGCGCCTACACCGTAGTCGCGTTCGTCGGCCTTGTGTCCCAGGCAGATGTTGGCATCGACCGTGTCCATGCCTTGTTCCTGCAACTTGTAGGCTTTCATTTTTTCCATGAGACCGATGCCGCGGCCCTCTTGGTTGAGGTAGATGACGGCGCCTTTGCCCTCTTTCTCGATGGTCTGCATGGCGAGATGCAGCTGGTCGCCGCATTCGCATCGTTTCGAGCCGAAGATGTCTCCGGTCATGCACGAGGAGTGGACACGCACGAGTACGGGTTCGTCGGGGCGCCACTGTCCCTTGATGAGGGCGATGTGTTCGAGTCCGTTGGAGATTTGGCGGAAAGGTATGAGTCTGAAATGTCCGTATGCGGTGGGCATGTCGACTTCGGGGCCTTTCTCGACGAGTGATTCCTGTTTCAGCCGGTAGGCGATGAGGTCGCGAATGGCGATGATTTTGATGCCGAACTGACGGGATTTCTCGATGAGTTGGGGCAAGCGGGCCATGGTGCCGTCTTCGTTCATGATTTCGATGAGGGCGGCTGCCGGGTAGAGACCGGCCAGACGGGCCAGGTCGATGGCGGCCTCGGTGTGGCCGGCGCGTTTGAGCACCCCTTTGTCTTGGGCATAAAGCGGATTGACATGTCCCGGGCGTCCGAAGGTCTCGGCGGTCGAGTTGGGGTCGGCCAGGGCTCTGATGGTGGCGGCGCGGTCGTGGGTCGACACGCCGGTCGTGCAGCCTTCGATTTTGTCGATGGTTACCGTGAAGGGGGTGCCCAGCAGGGAGGTGTTGTTCATCACCTGCTTGTCGAGACCCAACTCGGAGCAGCGTTGCATGGTGATGGGGGCGCACAATACGCCACGTCCCTCTTTGAGCATGAAGTTCACCTTTTCGGGGGTGATTTTCTCGGCGGCGATGATGAAGTCGCCTTCATTTTCCCTGTCTTCATCATCGACGACGATGATGAAGTTGCCGGCTTTGAACTCTTCGATGGCCTCTTCGATGGTACTCAGTTTGGTTGCGTCAGACATGTGTTTTTGCTCCTTTCTTCCCCGTGCCGGGGATTTTTATCTATTTTTCGATTTCTTTTTCTCTTTCGTCAATCAGTTGACGGGCGATGTTTTTTATTTCGCCGTTGGTGTGGGCGATTACCTGCAATTCGTGGCGCAGTTGTTTCTGTTCCCAGTTGCCGATGAGGTAAAGCGGGAGCGTGAGGGGCAGCAGCCACATGACGATCCACCCGATGTTTTTTTGCCCACAGGGGTTGTAGAGCAGGAGGTTACGCAGAATGGGATA
This region includes:
- a CDS encoding bifunctional 3,4-dihydroxy-2-butanone-4-phosphate synthase/GTP cyclohydrolase II gives rise to the protein MSDATKLSTIEEAIEEFKAGNFIIVVDDEDRENEGDFIIAAEKITPEKVNFMLKEGRGVLCAPITMQRCSELGLDKQVMNNTSLLGTPFTVTIDKIEGCTTGVSTHDRAATIRALADPNSTAETFGRPGHVNPLYAQDKGVLKRAGHTEAAIDLARLAGLYPAAALIEIMNEDGTMARLPQLIEKSRQFGIKIIAIRDLIAYRLKQESLVEKGPEVDMPTAYGHFRLIPFRQISNGLEHIALIKGQWRPDEPVLVRVHSSCMTGDIFGSKRCECGDQLHLAMQTIEKEGKGAVIYLNQEGRGIGLMEKMKAYKLQEQGMDTVDANICLGHKADERDYGVGAQILQQIGIGKMRLLSNNPVKRVGLEAYGLEIVESVPLEIEPNPYNLVYMRTKKERMGHILHHVD